In one window of Notolabrus celidotus isolate fNotCel1 chromosome 17, fNotCel1.pri, whole genome shotgun sequence DNA:
- the LOC117829343 gene encoding RNA-binding Raly-like protein: MTGKIQTSNVTNKNDPRSLNSRVFIGNLNTAIVKKTDIEVIFAKYGKIVGCSVHKGYAFVQYLNERNARAAVSGENARIIAGQPLDLLLCTQNHNKHLPGSRSSAKLSCN; the protein is encoded by the exons ATGACTGGTAAAATCCAGACCAGCAACGTGACCAACAAGAATGATCCTCGCTCCCTCAACTCAAGAGTCTTTATCGGCAACCTCAACACAGCCATCGTCAAGAAAACCGACATAGAGGTCATCTTCGCCAAGTACGGCAAAATAGTGGGTTGCTCTGTGCACAAGGGATACGCCTTCGTACAGTATTTGAACGAGAGGAACGCCCGAGCAGCTGTGTCGGGGGAAAACGCCCGTATAATTGCTGGACAGCCTCTTG atcttCTACTGTGCACTCAGAATCACAACaagcatttacccggttcaagatcttcagccaaactttc